One window of Salmo salar chromosome ssa11, Ssal_v3.1, whole genome shotgun sequence genomic DNA carries:
- the LOC106563160 gene encoding syntaxin-2 isoform X2, translating to MRDRLGDLTANSNNNPFNVDDDDGTVTVDNNSHRDDFLKQVGEVRRLIDKISFQVDEVVKKHSAILSAPNPEESTKDELEQLTNEIKRNANTVRAKLKTMQDSLPEDENANTASVDQRIQTNQHTNLMRWFVDVMTVYNETQMSFRERCKGRIQRQLEITGKVTTDEELEEILHSENPAIFTSDIISDSQITRQALNEIESRHKDIIRLESSIRELHEMFVDMAMLVETQGEMINNIEKNVSSAAEYIGVAKVETKKAVRYQKAARRVRLFPRFPSLFKSNTTAVPNEPKPTAVK from the exons ATGAGGGACCGCCTTGGCGATTTGACAGCG AACAGCAACAATAATCCTTTTAAtgtggatgatgatgatggcacCGTCACAGTGGATAACAATTCCCACAGGGACGACTTCTTGAAACAG GTGGGGGAGGTGCGGCGTCTCATCGACAAGATCTCTTTCCAGGTAGATGAAGTGGTGAAGAAACACAGCGCTATCCTCTCTGCCCCCAACCCTGAGGAGA GCACCAAAGATGAACTGGAGCAGCTCACCAATGAAATCAAGAGGAACGCCAACACAGTGCGGGCCAAGTTAAAAA CCATGCAGGACAGCCTGCCTGAGGATGAGAATGCAAACACAGCCTCTGTGGACCAGCGCATCCAGACAAACCAG CACACAAATCTGATGCGCTGGTTTGTAGATGTCATGACGGTGTACAACGAGACCCAGATGTCCTTCAGGGAGAGGTGCAAAGGACGGATTCAGAGACAGCTGGAGATCA CTGGGAAAGTGACCACTGatgaggagctggaggagattCTGCACAGTGAAAATCCTGCCATCTTTACTTCTGAT ATCATCTCCGACTCCCAGATCACGCGCCAGGCTCTGAATGAGATCGAGTCTCGCCATAAGGACATCATCCGCCTGGAGTCCAGCATCAGGGAGCTCCACGAGATGTTTGTTGACATGGCCATGCTGGTGGAGACTCAG GGGGAGATGATCAACAACATAGAGAAGAACGTGAGCAGTGCAGCCGAGTACATCGGCGTGGCCAAAGTGGAAACCAAGAAGGCAGTGCGGTACCAGAAAGCGGCGCGCAGGGTAAGACTTTTCCCCCGTTTCCCCAGCCTTTTCAAGAGCAACACCACCGCCGTCCCCAACGAACCAAAACCCACCGCTGTCAAATGA
- the LOC106563160 gene encoding syntaxin-2 isoform X3, with product MRDRLGDLTANSNNNPFNVDDDDGTVTVDNNSHRDDFLKQVGEVRRLIDKISFQVDEVVKKHSAILSAPNPEESTKDELEQLTNEIKRNANTVRAKLKTMQDSLPEDENANTASVDQRIQTNQHTNLMRWFVDVMTVYNETQMSFRERCKGRIQRQLEITGKVTTDEELEEILHSENPAIFTSDIISDSQITRQALNEIESRHKDIIRLESSIRELHEMFVDMAMLVETQGEMINNIEKNVSSAAEYIGVAKVETKKAVRYQKAARRKYVIIAIVVVILLAVIALIVGLSVGL from the exons ATGAGGGACCGCCTTGGCGATTTGACAGCG AACAGCAACAATAATCCTTTTAAtgtggatgatgatgatggcacCGTCACAGTGGATAACAATTCCCACAGGGACGACTTCTTGAAACAG GTGGGGGAGGTGCGGCGTCTCATCGACAAGATCTCTTTCCAGGTAGATGAAGTGGTGAAGAAACACAGCGCTATCCTCTCTGCCCCCAACCCTGAGGAGA GCACCAAAGATGAACTGGAGCAGCTCACCAATGAAATCAAGAGGAACGCCAACACAGTGCGGGCCAAGTTAAAAA CCATGCAGGACAGCCTGCCTGAGGATGAGAATGCAAACACAGCCTCTGTGGACCAGCGCATCCAGACAAACCAG CACACAAATCTGATGCGCTGGTTTGTAGATGTCATGACGGTGTACAACGAGACCCAGATGTCCTTCAGGGAGAGGTGCAAAGGACGGATTCAGAGACAGCTGGAGATCA CTGGGAAAGTGACCACTGatgaggagctggaggagattCTGCACAGTGAAAATCCTGCCATCTTTACTTCTGAT ATCATCTCCGACTCCCAGATCACGCGCCAGGCTCTGAATGAGATCGAGTCTCGCCATAAGGACATCATCCGCCTGGAGTCCAGCATCAGGGAGCTCCACGAGATGTTTGTTGACATGGCCATGCTGGTGGAGACTCAG GGGGAGATGATCAACAACATAGAGAAGAACGTGAGCAGTGCAGCCGAGTACATCGGCGTGGCCAAAGTGGAAACCAAGAAGGCAGTGCGGTACCAGAAAGCGGCGCGCAGG AAGTATGTCATAATTGCCATAGTCGTGGTGATCCTGCTTGCTGTAATCGCACTTATCGTTGGTTTGTCTGTGGGTCTATAA